A genomic segment from Neobacillus sp. YX16 encodes:
- a CDS encoding sugar ABC transporter permease, protein MNNESKLDTVKGSAITKQKSTKVSESVSFMNKKKWKDAGLFTLFVGPVLLAFTLIVLIPFFTGIYYAFTDWNGITGTVKWVGLDNFKYLFSEDKQFQQSFMLTTKYTVVSIILTNVIGFGLAILVAQRLKTRNLLRTVFFMPNLIGGLILGFIWQFIFVKGFASIGELTGIPLFELAWLGDANTAFWGIVIVSLWQGAGYIMIIYIAALQNVPQELIEAARIDGANRFQILRHITMPLVAPAVTICLFLTTASSFKVFDANLSLTNGGPFKSTEMLALNIYTEAFVNNRYGIGEAKALIFFIVVAAITVLQVTISKKREVES, encoded by the coding sequence ATGAATAACGAAAGTAAGCTGGATACAGTAAAGGGGTCCGCCATCACAAAACAGAAAAGCACGAAAGTTTCTGAATCTGTTTCTTTTATGAATAAGAAGAAATGGAAAGATGCAGGGTTATTTACCCTATTTGTCGGACCAGTTTTGTTAGCATTTACACTAATCGTATTAATCCCCTTCTTTACAGGTATTTATTATGCTTTTACAGATTGGAACGGGATAACAGGAACCGTCAAATGGGTGGGACTGGATAATTTTAAATACCTATTTTCAGAGGACAAGCAATTTCAACAATCATTTATGCTAACAACAAAATATACAGTCGTTTCTATTATCCTAACCAATGTAATTGGTTTTGGATTAGCAATACTTGTTGCACAAAGGTTAAAAACGAGAAACCTTTTACGTACCGTTTTCTTCATGCCTAACTTAATCGGTGGCTTGATCTTAGGATTTATTTGGCAGTTTATTTTTGTAAAAGGATTTGCATCCATAGGAGAGCTAACAGGGATTCCTCTTTTTGAGTTAGCGTGGTTAGGGGATGCGAATACTGCATTCTGGGGAATTGTCATTGTCAGTCTTTGGCAGGGAGCAGGCTACATTATGATTATCTATATTGCAGCATTGCAAAACGTCCCGCAGGAATTAATTGAAGCAGCAAGAATTGACGGGGCAAATAGATTTCAGATTCTTCGCCATATCACAATGCCGCTTGTTGCACCAGCTGTAACAATTTGTTTATTTTTAACAACCGCTTCATCTTTTAAAGTCTTTGATGCAAACCTGTCGTTGACAAACGGCGGTCCATTTAAATCAACAGAAATGCTGGCGCTTAACATTTATACAGAAGCATTTGTTAATAACCGTTACGGTATTGGCGAGGCAAAAGCATTAATCTTCTTCATTGTCGTAGCAGCGATTACCGTCCTTCAAGTGACGATTTCAAAGAAAAGGGAGGTTGAATCCTAA
- a CDS encoding sensor histidine kinase, protein MGWSIRKKLIIFLLLATVVPFGSSIAISYFHTTKSLDERFVSTNHELIEKGEEELTTYLNDVAQMSSVLYRYTPFMNVMREGISQNFSSNQEEVRRALAYLFNSRPEIEQMHLYIDRDKESYTNYHSRISGRAKYEDVLSHPYYYQLMRYPGFSIAEPPHEIYSYNDISVIPNSEKKAVLSFHNIIRDVPLERFLGFLSIDINLSKISAISDRLYTKDLEDFYIMSENDIIIYSSNEKEIGKVNKEKWFKQVKKEPEGRKSIEWKDAQFSGFIVHEKFSESFKDWYIVKRIPYDVLYKGARETALINILIGLITLVFALLGTLFVSFKLTAPIKVLIRNMKKVENGEFKADFETLGTDEIGMLGRHFKLMIAKIDELIESEYKLEIENKASQLRVLQSQINPHFLFNAFQSIGTLALKSKAVPVYTLLTSLSNIMRYSMNMKDDIVPFTAELNHVKSYLLLQKQRFNEQFDFELNIEEEVKEILVPKMILQPIVENCFKHGFDQHIDKAWIQIEAYLENDNMVLINIKDNGMGPSDEQLEKIRMELFHGNSKADMQREAIGLKNIYDRLQIYYHNQANLLVNRNEEGGFTVTIQIPKVIPKEVEHS, encoded by the coding sequence ATGGGATGGAGTATACGGAAAAAACTGATTATCTTCTTACTTTTAGCAACCGTTGTCCCTTTTGGAAGTTCCATTGCGATTTCTTACTTTCACACGACAAAGTCACTTGATGAACGTTTTGTTTCTACCAATCACGAGTTGATTGAAAAAGGAGAAGAAGAACTGACTACTTATTTAAACGATGTAGCGCAAATGTCATCCGTTCTTTATAGGTATACTCCGTTTATGAATGTGATGAGAGAGGGAATCTCACAGAACTTTAGTAGTAATCAGGAAGAAGTACGGAGAGCACTTGCTTATTTATTCAATTCTCGTCCCGAAATTGAACAGATGCATCTCTACATTGATCGAGATAAAGAATCCTACACGAACTACCATTCAAGAATTAGCGGCAGGGCGAAGTATGAGGATGTTCTTTCACATCCCTACTATTACCAATTAATGCGGTATCCCGGTTTTTCAATTGCTGAACCACCCCATGAAATCTATAGTTATAACGATATATCTGTGATTCCAAATTCGGAGAAAAAGGCTGTATTAAGTTTTCATAATATCATTCGAGATGTTCCGTTAGAAAGATTTTTAGGCTTTTTATCGATTGATATTAACCTTTCAAAAATAAGTGCCATTTCCGACCGTTTGTATACGAAAGATTTAGAGGATTTTTATATTATGAGTGAAAATGACATCATTATTTACTCTTCCAATGAAAAAGAAATTGGAAAAGTCAATAAAGAAAAGTGGTTTAAGCAAGTGAAGAAGGAGCCGGAAGGACGGAAAAGTATTGAATGGAAGGATGCGCAGTTTTCAGGTTTCATCGTCCATGAAAAGTTTTCGGAATCGTTTAAAGACTGGTATATCGTAAAACGAATTCCATACGATGTTCTTTATAAAGGTGCTAGAGAAACAGCCTTAATCAACATTTTGATTGGTTTGATTACACTTGTATTTGCTTTACTTGGTACCCTATTTGTTTCCTTTAAGCTCACTGCCCCTATAAAAGTGTTGATTAGAAATATGAAAAAGGTAGAGAATGGTGAATTCAAGGCTGATTTTGAAACACTCGGGACCGATGAAATTGGTATGCTGGGAAGGCATTTCAAATTAATGATTGCCAAAATCGATGAATTAATTGAGAGCGAATATAAATTGGAGATTGAAAATAAAGCATCACAGCTGCGGGTGCTGCAATCGCAAATTAATCCGCATTTCCTGTTTAACGCTTTTCAGTCGATTGGAACATTGGCGCTCAAGTCTAAAGCGGTTCCGGTTTATACCCTCCTCACTTCTTTATCGAATATCATGAGATACAGCATGAATATGAAGGACGATATTGTTCCGTTTACAGCAGAGCTGAATCATGTTAAATCATACCTATTATTGCAAAAACAGCGATTTAACGAGCAGTTTGATTTTGAACTGAATATCGAGGAAGAAGTCAAAGAGATACTCGTTCCCAAAATGATTTTACAGCCCATTGTGGAGAATTGTTTTAAACATGGCTTTGATCAGCACATAGACAAAGCATGGATTCAAATTGAAGCATATCTCGAGAATGACAATATGGTCTTAATCAATATAAAGGATAATGGAATGGGTCCAAGCGATGAACAACTTGAAAAAATCCGCATGGAACTATTTCATGGCAATTCAAAAGCTGACATGCAAAGAGAAGCGATAGGGTTAAAAAATATTTATGACCGATTGCAGATTTATTATCACAATCAGGCAAACCTGTTGGTTAACCGGAATGAAGAAGGTGGTTTTACGGTTACCATCCAAATTCCAAAGGTAATACCGAAAGAGGTGGAACATTCATGA
- a CDS encoding response regulator, which translates to MKALIVDDENHVRDGIKILADWEKNGIQEIYEAGNGEEAIKLIQIIRPEIIFSDMKMPKVDGTQLLEWIKENHPNSKTIVVTGYDDYHYMRKAIHFGSSDYLLKPIEPEILNQTLEKAVSEWKKEEVERKRNETSSLLINEMKPVFRDRKLTQLMKSDSIQDEKYEVFEWLQQSRQYILALVRVNGKTIEAFQGDRDLTYFSILNVINEILMEYQCGIGFRYLSKKGQIIIIFWDKFERIENHLVRMYRALKELMDISCPIAVGKLVNSSTRLMDSYHQAREVLLNRDILKDSENRVFIKSLQSPPIVKSLMSYAPSIELAIKTGEIGAFEELINQIAEDLTENNYLSLRQLLNLQNEYMVISNKWFKYYNISFKEPEGIEERFELFFDSNGTFKLEEYKKRIKREIATFIKKVKKSTLQKNKNIIIDIEKYLQENFDRDVKLQEISEHFYISREYISRKFKQEFNENISDYIVRIRMEKAKSLLKNSQLKIYEIANMIGYQDDKYFRKVFKKVEGITPNEYRAQYEKR; encoded by the coding sequence ATGAAGGCGTTAATCGTTGATGATGAAAACCATGTGCGAGATGGAATTAAGATACTAGCTGATTGGGAGAAAAATGGAATTCAAGAAATATATGAGGCTGGAAACGGTGAAGAAGCTATTAAGCTTATTCAAATCATCCGTCCTGAAATAATTTTTTCTGATATGAAAATGCCAAAAGTGGATGGAACTCAGCTTTTAGAGTGGATTAAAGAAAATCATCCAAACAGTAAGACGATTGTGGTGACAGGTTACGATGACTATCATTATATGAGAAAAGCAATCCATTTTGGAAGTTCAGACTATCTCTTAAAGCCTATCGAGCCGGAAATTTTAAATCAAACATTGGAAAAAGCGGTTAGTGAATGGAAGAAAGAAGAAGTTGAAAGGAAAAGAAACGAAACTAGTTCTCTGCTGATTAATGAAATGAAACCTGTTTTTCGAGATCGCAAGCTTACACAGCTAATGAAAAGTGATAGTATACAAGATGAAAAATATGAAGTATTCGAATGGTTACAACAGTCGCGGCAGTATATTTTAGCTCTTGTCAGAGTCAATGGGAAGACGATTGAGGCATTTCAAGGAGATCGAGATCTAACTTATTTCTCAATTTTAAATGTTATAAATGAAATTTTAATGGAATATCAGTGTGGAATAGGGTTTCGTTACTTATCCAAGAAAGGCCAAATCATCATTATTTTTTGGGACAAGTTCGAGCGGATTGAAAATCATTTAGTTCGAATGTATAGGGCACTTAAGGAGTTGATGGATATCTCCTGCCCAATTGCTGTCGGGAAATTAGTAAACAGCAGTACTAGGTTAATGGATTCTTATCATCAAGCTAGAGAGGTTTTATTAAATAGAGATATCCTAAAAGATAGTGAAAACAGAGTCTTTATAAAATCATTACAATCTCCTCCAATTGTAAAAAGTTTGATGTCATATGCACCAAGTATCGAACTAGCTATCAAAACTGGCGAAATAGGTGCTTTTGAAGAATTAATCAATCAAATAGCAGAGGATCTTACAGAAAACAACTATTTATCTCTAAGACAGTTGTTAAATCTTCAAAATGAATATATGGTCATAAGCAATAAGTGGTTTAAGTACTACAATATTTCATTTAAAGAACCAGAAGGTATTGAAGAGAGGTTTGAATTGTTTTTCGATTCAAACGGCACGTTTAAACTAGAGGAGTATAAAAAGAGGATAAAGCGTGAAATTGCTACTTTTATAAAGAAAGTAAAGAAAAGCACACTGCAAAAGAATAAGAATATAATAATTGATATTGAAAAGTACCTTCAGGAAAATTTTGATCGGGATGTAAAACTGCAGGAGATATCAGAACATTTCTATATCAGTAGAGAATATATCTCAAGGAAATTTAAACAGGAATTTAATGAGAACATCTCCGACTATATCGTGAGAATTAGAATGGAAAAGGCAAAATCTTTATTGAAGAATAGTCAGTTAAAAATCTATGAGATTGCGAACATGATTGGCTATCAAGATGATAAGTATTTTCGGAAGGTATTTAAGAAGGTCGAGGGAATTACTCCGAATGAATATCGAGCACAATATGAGAAACGGTGA